Proteins found in one Fusarium oxysporum Fo47 chromosome V, complete sequence genomic segment:
- a CDS encoding general substrate transporter, with protein sequence MASKETDVDISEETHAPQGSTLPFWKQTELRKLYLMMVFLFMGSTTLGYDSSLLNGLQTMGSWQTFFDHPEGSRLGIFGAMPGFGGLFVLLFAPYVADGLGRKKGTAIGCVIVIVGALMQCFPQKGHGPRRDALYLVGRFIMGCGSNISNATCPLLITEIAHPRHRGKITTVYNTLWYLGSIIAAWVCFGTLRNQTGNIQWVLPTGLQCLMPGIQLLAIFIVPESPRWLISKGREEEARKILVKYHGNGDDNDDFVRWEFTEIVNTIRLERESSDNGWAELWRTPGNRKRCGLIIATAIFSQCSGNGLVSYYLAAILKTIGITDAVTQAYINGGLTIWCWLVSLLAAFFVDRVGRRVLFLFAGIGMLISFTIWTACSAVYAKTESSAAGIAVVAMIFLFYGVAGAAWPGLTVSYTVEILPYNIRAKGLTLCFCFTALSGVFNQWVNPLGLQQLAWKFYFVYIVILVIECLVIYFFFVETKGPTLEEIAVLFDGQNSAAGIAKSQAQMKSAVTEVEHA encoded by the exons ATGGCCTCAAAGGAAACTGATGTCGACATTTCAGAGGAGACCCATGCTCCTCAAGGCTCAACTTTGCCTTTCTGGAAACAGACTGAGCTGAGGAAGCTGTACCTTATGATGGTCTTTCTCTTCATGGGCTCGACTACCCTCGGCTACGACTCTAGCTTGCTCAACGGTCTCCAGACAATGGGATCATGGCAGACAT TTTTTGATCACCCAGAAGGAAGTCGACTAGGTATCTTTGGCGCTATGCCTGGCTTCGGAGGTCTCTTTGTCCTTCTCTTCGCTCCATATGTCGCCGATGGACTGGGTCGAAAGAAAGGCACAGCTATTGGTTGTGTTATCGTCATTGTCGGCGCTCTTATGCAGTGTTTTCCTCAAAAGGGCCACGGACCACGACGCGACGCCCTATATCTCGTCGGCCGATTTATCATGGGCTGTGGCTCCAACATTTCCAACGCCACTTGCcctctcctcatcaccgAGATCGCCCATCCCCGACATCGAGGCAAGATCACGACCGTGTATAACACGCTTTGGTATCTTGGGAGTATCATCGCGGCCTGGGTATGCTTTGGAACTCTGAGAAACCAGACTGGAAACATCCAATGGGTTCTTCCCACCGGACTGCAGTGTCTCATGCCTGGTATCCAGCTTCTGGCCATCTTCATTGTGCCCGAAAGCCCGCGATGGTTGATTAGTAAAGGACGTGAGGAGGAAGCTCGCAAGATTCTTGTCAAGTACCATGGCAACGGAGACGATAACGATGATTTTGTCAGGTGGGAATTCACTGAGATCGTCAACACCATTAGACTCGAGCGTGAATCATCAGACAATGGATGGGCAGAGCTTTGGCGTACCCCAGGTAACCGCAAGCGATGCGGGTTGATTATTGCTACTGCCATCTTCTCTCAGTGTAGCGGTAACGGTCTTGTCTCATACTAT CTTGCCGCGATTCTGAAAACTATCGGTATTACGGA TGCTGTCACTCAAGCATACATCAACGGTGGCCTCACCATCTGGTGCTGGCTTGTCTCCCTTCTCGCTGCTTTCTTTGTTGATCGTGTTGGACGAAGagttctcttcctcttcgccgGCATTGGCATGCTCATATCCTTCACCATCTGGACTGCATGCAGCGCCGTCTACGCAAAGACTGAATCGTCTGCTGCTGGTATTGCCGTTGTCGCTAtgatcttcctcttctacGGCGTGGCTGGTGCTGCATGGCCAGGATTGACAGTATCTTATACTGTTGAGATCCTACCATATAACATCAGGGCCAAGGGACTTACGCTCTGCTTTTGCTTTACAGCTCTCTCAGGGGTATTTAACCAGTGGGTGAATCCTCTTGGGTTGCAGCAGCTTGCATGGAAGTTTTATTTCGTTTACATTGTGAT CCTGGTCATTGAGTGTCTCGTgatctacttcttcttcgtcgagACGAAGGGCCCTACTCTGGAAGAGATTGCCGTTCTTTTCGATGGACAGAACTCTGCTGCTGGGATCGCCAAGAGCCAAGCGCAGATGAAGAGTGCAGTTACAGAAGTTGAACACGCTTAG
- a CDS encoding cytochrome P450, with amino-acid sequence MDQMAVLPASITAAVLFQTIAYLFTSWLAYRILLVVYNISPLHPLYRFPGPKIAAASYLYEAYHDWWRVGRYGREIRRMHERYGPIVRINPDELHCSDPYFTDEIYAGPGRIRDKWQHQLNTGGAGPVSVTGFSTVNHEVHRMRKGALSKYFSRHQMLKLEGEVQEFAQMTIDKMLRYAGGEPFDVKEAFNCFTADIISQYAFGESMGFIAQDGWEPNLATWVKSFFQSAYMMRHNVFARKMAQLLPFLSDYLGEDIKAVMRQMNVVIPGYIAAALKNPEGGRVFADVMESKSLPESEKSMYRLSGEGFNFLLAGTETTAAILTVITYYLLAQPLTNRRLMADLEGVDPNNLKWTELEQRPYLWAVIHEALRVMPGVSHRSARIAREEDLVYKSKDGNVEWVIPRGTPIGMTSMINHWDKEIFPNPDDFTPERWLEEGKPNFKLQKLLIAFGKGSRACIGEK; translated from the exons ATGGATCAAATGGCAGTGTTGCCGGCCAGCATTACCGCCGCTGTTTTGTTCCAGACCATCGCATATCTATTTACTTCTTGGCTTGCTTATCGTATACTACTGGTAGTTTACAATATTTCGCCATTACATCCTTTGTACCGCTTTCCAGGTCCTAAGATTGCTGCAGCAAGCTACCTGTACGAGGCATATCATGATTGGTGGCGGGTAGGGCGGTATGGACGCGAAATCCGTCGCATGCACGAGCGTTATG GTCCAATTGTGCGAATAAACCCGGATGAGCTCCATTGCTCGGATCCGTACTTCACAGACGAAATCTATGCTGGGCCAGGCCGAATCCGCGACAAATGGCAGCACCAGCTCAACACGGGGGGTGCCGGTCCCGTTTCTGTGACTGGTTTCTCAACAGTTAATCACGAAGTTCACCGTATGCGGAAAGGAGCCTTGTCCAAGTATTTCTCTCGTCATCAGATGCTCAAACTCGAGGGCGAGGTGCAAGAATTTGCACAGATGACTATTGACAAGATGCTTCGATACGCTGGTGGGGAGCCCTTTGACGTGAAGGAAGCTTTTAACTGCTTTACCGCAGACATTATATCTCAGTACGCTTTTGGTGAATCCATGGGCTTCATCGCTCAAGATGGTTGGGAGCCGAATCTGGCTACTTGGGTCAAGTCTTTCTTCCAGAGTGCCTACATGATGAGACACAATGTCTTTGCAAGGAAGATGGCTCAGCTTCTTCCGTTCCTGTCTGACTACTTAGGTGAGGATATTAAAGCAGTAATGAGACAGATGAATGTTGTCATCCCTGGGTACATCGCGGCTGCTCTGAAGAACCCTGAGGGGGGAAGAGTCTTCGCCGATGTGATGGAGTCTAAATCGCTGCCGGAGTCGGAGAAATCAATGTATCGGTTGTCGGGAGAGGGGTTCAATTTCCTCCTAGCCGGGACCGAAACTACTGCC GCCATTCTGACGGTTATCACCTACTATCTTCTCGCTCAGCCACTGACAAATAGACGATTGATGGCCGATCTCGAAGGAGTCGATCCGAACAACCTCAAATGGACCGAGCTCGAGCAACGTCCTTACCTCTGGGCCGTCATCCACGAAGCCCTTCGTGTAATGCCTGGTGTATCTCACCGCTCAGCCAGAATTGCCCGCGAAGAAGACTTGGTATACAAAAGTAAGGATGGTAACGTTGAGTGGGTGATTCCAAGAGGCACTCCTATCGGTATGACTTCAATGATCAATCACTGGGATAAAGAGATCTTTCCCAACCCGGACGACTTTACTCCGGAGAGATGGTTGGAAGAGGGGAAGCCCAACTTCAAACTACAGAAGCTATTGATTGCCTTTGGTAAGGGTAGTCGTGCATGCATTGGTGAAAAGTAA